The Streptomyces sp. NBC_00483 genome contains the following window.
CTACGAGGCGTGAGGCGCCGCCGGTTCCAGCATGGTTTCCAGGTTCTTGCGGGCGATCTGCTTGCGGAACTCCCCTTCGTAGGTGGTGTCACCGGAGTCGTGCATGGTCTGCGTCATCCGGACAGCGGATGCCTGGCGCTCCCATGTGTGGTTCAGGCAGGTGTCGGAGTAGCTGTCGAGCAGGGTCGAGTCGTTCTTCTCCACCTGCCGGACGACCGCCTTGGCCAGTGCGTCGGCGTCGTGGAGGGCGAGGCTCATGCCCTCCGCGCTCATCGGGGAGATGAGGTGGGCCGCGTCCCCGAGCAGGTACAGGCGTCCATGGCGCATGGGGCTGAAGACCACTCCGCGCAGCGGTACGACCTGCCTGCTGGTGATCGGGCCCCTGGGCTCCACGGGCCCACCGAAGCGAGCCTCCAGTTCGTTCCAGATGCGCTCGTCGGGCCACTGTTCGACGGTGTCCGTGAGTGGACACTGCAAGTAGAGACGGCTCGCGTGCGGGCCACGGGTGATCCGCGCGGCGAAACCGCGCGAGTGCACGGCCAGCACGGCCAGGGGATCCGCCGGCGCCTGCGTCATCGCGCTCAGCCAGGCGTAGCCGAACTCGTAGGTGGAGCTGGTGAGTACGTCGTCGGGGACGGCCGTCCGGCTGACGCCGCGGTAGCCATCGCTGCCGGCGACGAAGGCGCACGTGAGCGTCCGCGTCGAGCCGTCGGCGTCCCGGTAGCGAACAGTCGGCTGCTCGGTGCCGGTGCCGGTGCCGGTGCCGGTGTCGGTGCCGATGTCGATGTCGATGTCGATGTCGTGCAGGGATACGTCCTGCGCTCCGAAGCGCAGGTCACCGCCATCGCGCAGGAAGATCCTGATCAGATTGCGGACGAGGATCTGCTGCGGGCAGAACGCCCCGTCGACCTCGTCCTCGTCGTCACCGCCGCCCACCCTCCACTGTCGTTCCTCTCCGTCGATCAGCAGCGGCACACCCGCGTCGGAGTCCCCATGGCTGTAGCCCTCGACGGCCTCTCCCAGCCCCCACTCGTTCAGTACACGCACACCGTTGGCATCGAGAGCCCCGGCCCTCTGCCGCTGCTCCACATAGTCACGACTGTGCTTTTCGAGGACGACGCAACCGATCCCCTTGCCCAGGAGAAAATTGCCCAGCGTGAGTCCGGCGACTCCGCCCCCGACGATCACGACGGTCGTGTCCCTGCCGGTTTCGGTCATGGTTTTTCGAGCTCCTTGCAGAAGGTGGGGCCGCGCACTCCGCGCTGCGGGGGCGGCCGTGCCGCCTGGGCGGCGGCGTACTGACACCACTGTGGAACCGGCATCAGCCGTCACCAACCGGTGAATGGACACGTGATACCGAAAACCCGCCAATGTGCGGAGGAGCGGCACACCTAGGGCATCGCGGGGCTGTTGCGCAGGTCCGCCTGGTAGCTGCCCGGGGTTTGGCCGACGACGTCGTTGAAGGCGTCGATGAAGCTGGACGGGTTCGACCAGCCGCACGCCATCGCGGTGTCGGTGACCGACATGCCCTCCGTCAGATGGGCCAGCGCGTGATGGATGCGCAGGATGGTGCGCCACCGGTGGAAGCTCATGCCGAGCTCCGTGTGGAACAGGCGGCTCAGTGTGCGCTCGCTGGCTCCCGCGACGCGTCCGAGCTCGGACAGTGTCGCGGGCCGGGCCGGATCGGCGTGCAGAAGATCGGTGACGGCACGGAGCCGATCATCGTCCGCCTCGGGCAGATGCAGGGACAGCTCGGGGGTGTTGGACAGCTCGTCGATGACCACGGCGAGCAGCCGCTGGTGGGCGCCGGGACGTGTCTCGGGCCGGTCGCCGGTGAGGGCGAGGACGGCCTCGCGCAGCAGCGGGCCGACCGCGAACACGCTTGGATGCGCGATCAGTTCATGGCACAGCTCGACCGGAACGGTCAGCAGTCGCGTGTCGGTGCGGCCGTAGAAGCGGTGGGAGTGGGCGAAGCCGGGCGGCGTCCACGTCACGCGGTTGGCGGGAGCGACCCAGGTGCCGCGCTCCGTCGTGGTGGCCAGCGTCCCGGCGGCTGCGTAGACGAGCTGCCCCGCCTCGTGGGTGTGCGAGGCCATCGCGTAGCCGTGCGGCAGCCACCCGGCTCCGCTGGGCATGTCCTGCGGAGCCGAGGACTTCAAGGGGGCCGACGGCGGCTGGCGGGTTTTCGGCATCAAGGGCCAGTTTACCGACGGTACGAGGCCCTCGACTCCGATGCCCGGGCCGCAGGTGCTACGGACGACCTGCTCAACCGGTGTGGGACACCACGGCGTCGATGAGGTCCGGCCAGAGCTCTGGGGGGCGGTCGTGGCCCATGTCGGGGATCAGCAGGAGTTCCGCACCCGGCACCAGCTCCGCGGTGCGCTTTCCGCCGCTGGGGTCGATCAGCGTGTCGTCCAGACCGTGGATCACCAGCGTCGGCACCCGCAGTTCGCGGAGGGCGTCCGCGCGTGAACCGCTGAGGATCATCGCGCCGAGTTGCCGCCCGATCCCCGCGGGGTAGTACGAGCGGTCGTGGCTCGCGGCGGCCAGCTCACGCAGCGCCGCCGCGTCGCCGTAGCGCTTGGAGGCCCACACCAGCTCCTTCTCCGCCGCCGCGACGTATCCCTCGCGATCCGCCGGCTTCGGAGTGAACAGTGCCGCCTGCGCTTCCGGGCTGGACCGGCCGTACTCACTCTCGCCGGTCGAGGACATCATCGACGTCAAGGTAAGCACCCGGTCCGGGGAGGAGAGGGCCATCGTCTGGGCGATCATCCCGCCCATCGAGGCGCCGACCACGTGGGCGCGTTCGATACCGAGAGCGGTGAGCAGGCCGAGTCCGTCGTCGGCCATGTCGCTAAGCCGGTAGGGAACCATCGCGAGGGCGGTGGGAAGGTCACCCGAGCCGACGGCGGCGATGAACTCGCCCATGTCAACAGGGTGTTCGTCGAACTTGGTGGACAGCCCGCAGTCTCGGTTGTCGTATCGGATCACGTACCGGCCGCGGTCCGCCAGCGCCCGGCAGAAGTCCTCGTGCCAGCCGAGCAGCTGCGCGCCGAAACCCATCACGAGCAGGACGGGTGGATCCCCGGGGTCGCCGAAGCTCTCGTACGCGATGGACACCTCGGGAGACACGACAACGTTCGGCATACAGGAATCCTGTCATGAGGCCGACGGGCAGGCCCTAGACGCTCACCGTGACCTCCAGATGCTCCAGCCCGCGCAGCCCGTTGTTGAGCAGCGGCCTCGAGGACACGGTCTC
Protein-coding sequences here:
- a CDS encoding 4-hydroxybenzoate 3-monooxygenase; protein product: MTETGRDTTVVIVGGGVAGLTLGNFLLGKGIGCVVLEKHSRDYVEQRQRAGALDANGVRVLNEWGLGEAVEGYSHGDSDAGVPLLIDGEERQWRVGGGDDEDEVDGAFCPQQILVRNLIRIFLRDGGDLRFGAQDVSLHDIDIDIDIGTDTGTGTGTGTEQPTVRYRDADGSTRTLTCAFVAGSDGYRGVSRTAVPDDVLTSSTYEFGYAWLSAMTQAPADPLAVLAVHSRGFAARITRGPHASRLYLQCPLTDTVEQWPDERIWNELEARFGGPVEPRGPITSRQVVPLRGVVFSPMRHGRLYLLGDAAHLISPMSAEGMSLALHDADALAKAVVRQVEKNDSTLLDSYSDTCLNHTWERQASAVRMTQTMHDSGDTTYEGEFRKQIARKNLETMLEPAAPHAS
- a CDS encoding helix-turn-helix domain-containing protein, coding for MPKTRQPPSAPLKSSAPQDMPSGAGWLPHGYAMASHTHEAGQLVYAAAGTLATTTERGTWVAPANRVTWTPPGFAHSHRFYGRTDTRLLTVPVELCHELIAHPSVFAVGPLLREAVLALTGDRPETRPGAHQRLLAVVIDELSNTPELSLHLPEADDDRLRAVTDLLHADPARPATLSELGRVAGASERTLSRLFHTELGMSFHRWRTILRIHHALAHLTEGMSVTDTAMACGWSNPSSFIDAFNDVVGQTPGSYQADLRNSPAMP
- a CDS encoding alpha/beta fold hydrolase, with protein sequence MPNVVVSPEVSIAYESFGDPGDPPVLLVMGFGAQLLGWHEDFCRALADRGRYVIRYDNRDCGLSTKFDEHPVDMGEFIAAVGSGDLPTALAMVPYRLSDMADDGLGLLTALGIERAHVVGASMGGMIAQTMALSSPDRVLTLTSMMSSTGESEYGRSSPEAQAALFTPKPADREGYVAAAEKELVWASKRYGDAAALRELAAASHDRSYYPAGIGRQLGAMILSGSRADALRELRVPTLVIHGLDDTLIDPSGGKRTAELVPGAELLLIPDMGHDRPPELWPDLIDAVVSHTG